The genomic segment CATTTGCTTTGAACCACAGCTAGATCTTGAATTTCTATGAACGCAGCCCAGAGATATCAAAGGTTCACTAAGAGTTTTAATggtaactttgtattttttttttaataaataacatatgaGATTGTCAGAGTTTGAGAGTAAACCATGAACTGAGAGGTTCTCTGCAGGATGCAAGATGGCCATGGAGAGTGATGTGCACATCAGAAGCAAGGAGGATTGTGGGAGATACAGGAAAAGAGCAGGGTGACTTGTCCCTTCCTGAAATGTAAGACGCAGTTTAATGTACAGGATGGCGTCACAACGCTCCAGAGGAATGTCCTACTGCTTACTGCACACCTTCCATCATCTTCAGGAACTCTACAAATAAAAAGGTATAGGTATCAGGTACATGTTGGGAGccaatcatacaaatttttttcaatgggtCGCACACTATCAAACTCACCATCAAAGTCAATTTTGCCATCGTTGTTTTTGTCTCCATCTTTCATAAGCTCTTCAATCTCCTCATCTGTGATGCTCTCACCTGAGGAACGGAGGATTTCAGCTAACTCCTCGCCATCAATGTACCCATCAGCATTCCTGCAGAACAGAGGAATAGTCAGAGGCCACAAAGGACACAATATGGTAGAGATTTAGCACAAAGATAGACACATCTaggtgcaaacaaacataaatGAAACATGATACTCAAAAGGTGGGTTAGGGGTGGACATACTTGTCAAAAATACGGAAGCACTCAGCCAACTCCTCTTCACTTTTGCCCTGCGCATCCTCTTTCATCTGGCGCACCATCATGACCAAGAACTCTTCAAAGTCAATAGTGCCGCTGCCTGTAAGATAACACCAATTACACCTCCATTTGGAAACCCTTATGTGTTAAGTATCCAAATGGCAATAACCCAACAGACGTCACTGACTGTGAGTTGTTGGTCCATCTTTAAACTCTAAGATGGACCAACATCTAAGAATCAGTGCGGTCTCAAGAACTTTATAATTGCTGAACTTTAGGGAAAGCAATAACTAGTGGGGGGTCCTTCACACTAGAAGGAAACTTAAATGCTTATTTTGCTCTTAAACTCTTCCCATCTTATAGCTTCTGCTGTAAGTGCAAATCTATCCCCATACATTCCTTATCTATTGAGTATTCAGGTAGTAAGAAACTCACCATCCTCATCTACTTCCTCAATGATGGCATCCAACTCCTCCTTGGTTGGGGTCTGTCCCAACATCCTCATGACAGTTCCCAACTCCTTGGTGCTGATGTCACCGCCACCATCAGTGTCAAACATGTCAAAGGCGGCCTTGAACTCTGCATAGAGAATACAAAATCATACATCTTCTGTGTGCCCCTCCAGGTTATCTACCACTCTTCTTCCTTTACTAAATGTTAAGACTTGAAGTTTTAGTTGCAATGATCTAGACTTGAGTCTTGAATTTTACGTATTTCTTCTGGAGCATTAACCTAAAATGTTTCCATTACACCTTTATATTGTCTCTCATTCTAGCCTCTTCCTTTAATTCCCACCTCATATTTGCATATTTCACGTGGTCTTCTTTCATTCGATCCCCCATTTTACAACCTTCTTTGACTGTTTATCGTTTACTCAGTAACTTCAGAGTCCAAAAAACTTCCTCCTTTTTCACCAAGTACAGCTCCACAAGGAAGGTACATGGTGGGTGCAATTGAAACCTGCCCTACTTTACACTAAACCATATTGCTTTCTATGCCTATCCCATCTACCAACAAAATAAGGATAAAAGTGGTaagaagaaaacaacaaaaaaaatgggagaaaagagaatgaagacaAGATTGAGAAAATAGGAAAaccagaaaaggaaaacaaatgacaTAAAGGGCATGTTGGGGAGAGGTGGGCCATAAAGGATAACAACATggattaaattttttaaagagcaCATTTGTTCCCATTAAATGTTCTTTACCCTTTTATTTCTTCCATTTATTAAAACCTTATCTTTTCATCAGGCACTCAATACGTCCCCACTTCACACCAACTCCTTCCTTCATTACCGCTATGTTTTTGCACCATTCACTGCATTTCTCTATGCTGCGGCATGTCAATCACATATTGTCCATAATTCTTCTTCACATCCATCTAGATGTGAAGGTAGAAATCTCTTGACCATTGTATCTCAACATAATTCTATGAGGCTTATGTGGAAACATGTAAACTTAAAAATGCCCCAGTACTaaacaaacaatcagcagtaagtAGATTGGCTGCAATAGGCTAATGGCCTAAGGCCAACTCTTCATTTGTGTCTGCATAACCCTATGTGAATGTAGATTGTCCTTTCTAACTAGAACCATCTATATCTTctcttttgtttttccatttacatAGCCCATTTCCCCTTTCCATTTCACTAGCCGGCCCTCAAGGGGCAATATATATGTATGGTACATTGCCTCATACCTGCTCTACCTATCTCCTTCCCTGTTCTTTTTATAATTCCCTTAAGTATTGTTTATCCACCATTATATAGAAAATACTGATTTTTTCAAGAGGGCTTTCATGTATCAATCCAGCTATCCACACATGAACAGACGTACATGCAGAATTAGATTGCAATACACTTCTCTTATCAGgacttacacacatacacattgaaTCAAACACCCACACACCTAGATGCATAACTGTTCTGTTTTCACATAAAGTCATTAAATCAAGCACACGCTAGagatagaaaaagaaaacatgaaacatACCAGCAATCATTTCCTCGCTGAGGAAGGACCTCGCATCTTGCTGCTGGTCTGTAGGCTGCAAATCAAAGATAGCGTGTAAATCAATGCTGGAAAAAGAAGGCAAGTTTTCTTACCGCCACCCCATTTTGCCATTCTAAAATAGTTGGTGAAGAATactatacaaaaattaaaaaaataagggttGCTGTTGGGGACATTCTACATCTAGGGAGCCAGCCCATCCCCTTCTTCCTTATGGTTGTTAGAAAACAGAGGCCCAGGCTTAAATCCAAACAGCCAGGAAAATGAAGTGTCCAGACTCTGTCCGCCTGCATGTTTTCTCAAAGGTTCCACTACATGATCCAATATGGAGAGTTCCAGGAATCCCTCCCAGATGCCCAAAACAGAGATTAATTTAGAACAAAAATGTAGGCTTAGTTGAAAAAGTCAGGCAATATGTAAATTCACatgaaaaaaagtaaatgatCTATTAACGGGCAACCAGGAACATGTTAGTGATGAAGGTGTCCCAGGTGTCCACACTGACCTGCGCCATGGTGGCAATGGACACAGAGCTTCGTCACAGCACTATGTCCACAGATGAATGAACCCCAAGAGGCTGCTGCAGGTGTCCAGAAGATAAGTGCTGGTATAATTAGCAAAGACTTCAGGACTCCTTATAGGGAGTGGTTCTCAGGAGAGGATTGAGTTTCTTCCTCACATATGAGACACCCTAAGGACTGGCAGAGATGGAGATGGACAGAAGCTGCCAAAAAACTAAATATACACTCTGCACACAAAGCaccttctgaaaaaaaacaatcttagATTTCACCATGAGGGTTTGCTCTAATTTGTGTCACAACAGCTACAATTACTTTACTtcaatttcatttacatttttctagattggattttttttagaaaacctttttagaaataattttagaGACCCTAAATGGAAAAGCCCCAAATCCAAATGGTTGGAAGGTtataaaaattagatttgaacatCAATGAATGCGTGTTATCTTATAATAGGAACAGCCATTACACACAGGAAGTGTTATAGGGATGGGCTacatgggaggagttataggtgGGAGGgttaaataaagtgaaaaaagaagGTATGAGGTGATTATAGGGAAGTTTACATGGGGAAccatataaataattattaggTTTACATGGGGAAATAGGTTTTATATGGAGCCAAATAATAATTAGGAGGGCCatatagagcaataggaggagttatagggagggttatatggagcaatgggaggagttatagggagggttatatggagcaataggaggagttatagggagggttatatggagcaataggagggttatatggagcaatgggaggagttatagggagggttatatggagcaataggaggagttatagggagggatatatggagcaatagaaggagttatagggagggttatatggagcaataggaggagttatagggagggttaaatggagcaataggaggattatatggagcaatgggaggagttacATAGAGCAATAGGAGCAGTTATAGGCAAAGGTTATTTGCAACACTAGGAGTCATGGGGAGGGTTATATGAGCAATGGGAGGAGCTATAGGGAGGGTTAAATGGAGCAAGAGGAGGAGTTACagagagggttatatggagcaataggaggagttatagggagggttatatggagcaatgggaggagcTTTAGGGATTGTTAAATGGAGCAAGAGGAGGAGTTACAgagaggggtatatggagcaataggaggagttatagggatggttatatggagcaataggagtaggtatagggagggttatatggagcaatagtagGAGCAATAGGGAGGGTTATACTTTTGCCTAGGGCTCTGAACCAGATTAAGCCTCACAGGACTTGGAAATCTTAACTTTCTGGTCGCCCAATAACAATATGATACAATGCTTGGGAAACAGTAGCTAGAGATAGCAAGTCAAAGGAATGAGGCAGATTTTAGCCAATGggaatttaaaaatctttaacaaaatgttgaagCA from the Xenopus laevis strain J_2021 chromosome 9_10L, Xenopus_laevis_v10.1, whole genome shotgun sequence genome contains:
- the tnnc2.L gene encoding troponin C2, fast skeletal type L homeolog codes for the protein MAQPTDQQQDARSFLSEEMIAEFKAAFDMFDTDGGGDISTKELGTVMRMLGQTPTKEELDAIIEEVDEDGSGTIDFEEFLVMMVRQMKEDAQGKSEEELAECFRIFDKNADGYIDGEELAEILRSSGESITDEEIEELMKDGDKNNDGKIDFDEFLKMMEGVQ
- the tnnc2.L gene encoding troponin C2, fast skeletal type L homeolog isoform X1 translates to MPTDQQQDARSFLSEEMIAEFKAAFDMFDTDGGGDISTKELGTVMRMLGQTPTKEELDAIIEEVDEDGSGTIDFEEFLVMMVRQMKEDAQGKSEEELAECFRIFDKNADGYIDGEELAEILRSSGESITDEEIEELMKDGDKNNDGKIDFDEFLKMMEGVQ